The following proteins are encoded in a genomic region of Gadus macrocephalus chromosome 19, ASM3116895v1:
- the rapgef1b gene encoding rap guanine nucleotide exchange factor 1b, giving the protein MPDYIFIFCILYHRRLNRCWAWAVSRYTGVLRNTEDSQRSHLSSFTMKLMDKFHSPKIKRTPSKKGKLLQPEPAVKSAEKPVNKKVSRLEEQEKDVVSALRYFKTIVDKMVVEKKVLEMLPGSASKVLEAVLPLVQAEARTQHSSALSSCHNRVYQSLANLIRWSDQVMLDGIDLEDKENVVAVTTVIKAVLDGVKELVKLTIEKQEQPSPTTPNKPVPPAPTAESSASSEVSLTDQEPEVTIQSPAQETPSEAASDAPDDDVAPPKPPLPEAKMAELRAQLSADAGQRRSTQKENPPPALPPKKRQSAPSPTRVAVVAPMSRGSSLPCSVHRQPHDYEQEFLQRRFSGGSQSYGGESPRLSPCSSMGKLSKSEEQLSSLEQDSGQCSRNTSCETLDNTETYDPDYDFLHQDLSAGDPLPQVPAGGCLSPLPESHNESSSSSPVPGQHPTHPRFSAPPPQHTPEYWTPQPTKNNPLARISAPPALPQKKRRSAQASPYPDGMGARLLYERYPSQYDNLSEEELNPTPPFPLFSPISPMPQSNGGAFVAQYLASEHGDRPSSPPPLPEKKSKHILQYMQFVEDYSEPQPSVFYKMPQSESIYEQRNKRFQEVCGFNDSFSSTDSVHEPVLPPALPPKQRQLASHSSSPSSSSSSSLSCHLQPSLVAMEEAGTGLGLSMSVSNSYLIGQAALTTPTSLDRVALTNATVLDGSGGGPNGSLAGSLGSVAVCLPSESSLTDSLHTSASEGGCDEGGEGDYVSLYSSSQANGELPLSLREPIQADDVLTDPAPEMSPSNSKEAIEKERRLKSTSSAGSDDEEVDELSLIDHKEIMSRITLKQESDDGPDVRAGSGDILLVHATETDRKDLVLYCEAFLTTYRTFISPEDLIKKLHYRYTKFCHSPDTFKKRVSKNTFFVLVRVVDELCLVELTEDILKQLMELVFRLVCNGELSLARVLRKNILDKVEQKKQLRYTNSLKPLAARGVSARPGTLHDFRSHEIADQLTLLDAELFYKIEIPEVLLWAKEQNEEKSPNLTQFTEHFNNMSYWVRSLIIQQEKAQDREKLLLKFIKIMKHLRKLNNFNSYLAILSALDSAPIRRLEWQKQTSEGLEEYCTLIDSSSSFRAYRAALAEVEPPCIPYLGLILQDLTFVHLGNPDLIDGKVNFSKRWQQFNILDSMRRFQQVHYELKRNDDIVCFFNDFSDHLAEEALWELSLKIKPRNITRRRTEREEKT; this is encoded by the exons ATGCCTGATTACATTTTTATCTTCTGTATATTGTATCACCGCAGGCTGAACAGGTGTTGGGCTTGGGCGGTATCACGGTATACCGGGGTATTAAGAAATACTGAAG ACTCCCAGCggtcccatctctcctccttcaccatgAAGCTGATGGACAAGTTCCACTCTCCCAAAATCAAGAGGACCCCGTCCAAGAAGGGCAAGCTGCTGCAGCCCGAGCCAGCGGTCAAGAGTGCAGAGAAACCCGTCAACAAG AAGGTGAGCCgactggaggagcaggagaaggacgTGGTGAGTGCCCTGCGCTACTTCAAGACCATCGTGGACAagatggtggtggagaagaaggTGCTGGAGATGCTTCCCGGGTCGGCCAGCAAGGTCCTGGAGGCCGTCCTGCCTCTGGTGCAGGCGGAGGCCCGGACCCAGCACAG TTCGGCGCTGTCCTCGTGTCACAACCGAGTGTACCAGAGTCTGGCCAACCTCATCCGCTGGTCCGACCAGGTGATGCTGGACGGCATCGACCTGGAGGACAAGGAGAACGTGGTGGCCGTCACCACCGTCATCAAGGCGGTGCTGGACGGAGTCAAG GAGCTGGTCAAACTGACCATCGAGAAACAGGAGCAGCCCTCGCCCACCACCCCCAATAAACCCGTCCCCCCCGCGCCCACGGCAGAGAG CAGCGCGTCATCCGAGGTGTCCCTGACGGACCAGGAGCCTGAGGTCACCATCCAGTCCCCCGCCCAGGAGACGCCTTCAGAGGCTGCGTCTGACGCCCCCGACGACGACGTGGCCCCGCccaaaccccccctccctgaggcCAAGATGGCAGAGCTGAG AGCTCAGCTGAGTGCTGACGCTGGCCAGAGGAGGTCCACACAGAAGGAGAA tccCCCGCCGGCCCTGCCTCCTAAGAAGCGTCAGTCGGCCCCCTCGCCCACcagggtggcggtggtggctcCCATGAGCCGCGGCTCCAGCCTTCCCTGTAGTGTACACAGACAG CCGCACGACTACGAGCAGGAGTTCCTCCAGAGGCGCTTCTCGGGGGGCAGCCAGTCGTACGGCGGCGAGTCCCCACGCCTCTCGCCCTGCAGCAGCATGGGCAAGCTCAGCAAGTCGGAGGAGCAGCTGTCCTCCCTGGAGCAGGACAGCGGGCAGTGCTCCCGCAACACCAGCTGTGAGACGCTCG acaACACGGAGACCTACGACCCGGACTACGACTTCCTCCACCAGGACCTGTCGGCCGGGGACCCCCTGCCCCAGGTCCCGGCCGGCGGCtgcctcagccccctccccgaGTCCCACAacgagtcctcctcctcctcccccgtcccGGGACAGCACCCCACGCACCCCCGCTTCAGTGCCCCGCCCCCGCAGCACACGCCCGAGTACTGGACCCCGCAGCCCACCAAGAACAACCCCCTGGCCCGCATCAGCGCGCCGCCCGCCCTGCCCCAGAAAAAGCGGCGCAGCGCCCAGGCCTCGCCCTACCCCGACGGGATGGGGGCGCGGCTGCTGTACGAACGCTACCCCTCGCAGTACGACAACCTgtcggaggaggagctgaaccCCACGCCGCCCTTCCCGCTCTTCTCGCCCATCTCGCCCATGCCCCAGAGCAACGGAGGGGCCTTCGTGGCGCAGTACCTGGCCAGCGAGCACGGCGACCGGCCCTCCAGCCCCCCGCCGCTGCCCGAGAAGAAGAGCAAACACA tccTCCAGTACATGCAGTTTGTGGAGGACTACTCGGAGCCGCAGCCCTCCGTCTTCTACAAGATGCCGCAGAGCGAGAGCATCTACGAGCAGCGCAACAAGCGCTTCCAGGAGGTGTGCGGCTTCAACGACTCGTTCAGCAGCACCGACTCGGTGCACGAGCCCGTGCTGCCCCCCGCCCTGCCCCCCAAGCAGAGGCAGCTG GCTTCccactcttcctctccttcctcctcttcctcctcctccctctcctgccaCCTCCAGCCGTCGCTGGTGGCCATGGAGGAGGCGGGCACTGGGCTGGGCCTCAGCATGTCTGTCTCTAACTCCTACCTGATTGGCCAGGCTGCCTTGACCACACCAACG AGTTTGGACCGGGTGGCCTTGACCAATGCCACCGTTCTGGATGGCAGCGGGGGCGGGCCCAACGGTTCACTGGCCGGCTCATTGGGCTCTgtggctgtctgtcttccttCCGAGTCCTCTCTCACTGACTCTCTCCACACCTCAGCG AGCGAGGGCGGGTGTGAcgagggcggggagggggatTACGTCAGCCTGTACTCCTCCAGCCAGGCCAATGGGGAGCTCCCGCTCTCCCTCAGA GAGCCAATCCAAGCCGACGATGTGCTGACAGATCCCGCCCCTGAGATGTCCCCCTCCAATAGCAAAGAGGCCATCGAAAAAGAAAG gcggcTGAAGTCCACGTCGTCAGCAGGcagtgatgatgaggaggtggaTGAGCTGTCCCTCATCGACCACAAGGAGATCATGAGCAGGATAACACTAAAGCAGGAG AGTGACGACGGCCCTGATGTCCGCGCTGGGTCTGGGGACATCCTGCTAGTCCACGCCACGGAGACGGACCGCAAAG ATCTGGTGTTGTACTGTGAGGCCTTCCTGACCACATACAGGACCTTCATCAGCCCAGAGGACCTCATCAAGAAGCTACACTACAG ATATACCAAGTTCTGCCACAGTCCGGACACTTTCAAGAAGAGGGTCAGCAAGAACACCTTCTTCGTCCTGGTGCGGGTGGTGGACGAGCTGTG CCTGGTGGAGCTGACGGAGGACATCCTGAAGCAGCTAATGGAGCTGGTGTTCCGTCTGGTGTGTAACGGCGAGCTCAGCCTGGCCCGCGTGCTCCGCAAGAACATCCTGGACAAGGTGGAGCAGAAGAAGCAGCTGCGCTACACCAACTCCCTCAAGCCCCTGGCGGCCCGCGGCGTCTCTGCCAG GCCAGGAACTCTCCATGACTTCCGCAGTCATGAGATCGCAGATCAACTCACTCTCCTAGATGCAGAACTCTTCTACAAGATCGAG ATTCCTGAGGTGCTGCTCTGGGCCAAGGAGCAGAATGAGGAGAAGAGTCCCAACCTCACCCAGTTCACCGAGCACTTTAACAACATGAGCTACTG GGTGCGCTCGTTGATCATTCAGCAGGAGAAAGCCCAGGACCGCGAAAAGCTGCTTCTCAAGTTCATCAAAATAATGAAG CACTTACGAAAGTTAAACAACTTCAACTCCTACCTGGCCATCCTCTCAGCACTGGACTCTGCTCCTATCCGCAGACTGGAATGGCAGAAACAGACCTCAGAG gGATTGGAGGAATACTGCACGTTGATCGACAGCTCCTCCTCGTTCAGGGCCTACAGGGCTGCCCTGGCTGAGGTGGAGCCTCCTTGCATCCCGTACCT GGGACTCATTCTCCAGGACCTGACCTTTGTCCACCTGGGCAACCCTGACCTCATCGACGGCAAGGTGAACTTCTCCAAACGCTGGCAGCAGTTCAACATCCTGGACAGCATGCGGCGCTTCCAGCAAGT GCATTATGAGCTGAAGCGGAACGACGACATTGTGTGCTTCTTCAACGACTTCAGCGACCACCTGGCGGAGGAGGCGCTCTGGGAGCTCTCGCTGAAGATCAAGCCCAGGAACATCACCCGGCGCCGGACGGAGCGCGAGGAGAAGACCTAA